A segment of the Carya illinoinensis cultivar Pawnee chromosome 1, C.illinoinensisPawnee_v1, whole genome shotgun sequence genome:
TTCGAAATCAGTTATACGGCCTAGGACTCCTCCAATGTACTGAAAAACTATATATCCGTcttttcaatttgaaaaaaaaaaaataaatatatgaagtaACGAGACTGTCGTGGCTGTGCATAAAAGACATGCGCCACGATAGGAGTGTGGCAAATAGTCGAGTTTGAAGAAAACGAGGTCTCTAGTCTCATAAATGTTACTTGTGGTGGCAGCAGAAGCTTCCCAATGCAGTAACGCATGAATCTCTTACAAGCTTTAACCCACGCGTGTGGCTCACGCACTATTTCATTCGACAAAAAGCTCCAACCGTTTAAAGGATTGGCGTCTTGGAAATTTTACGGTGGAGCACGATGATTGTTAGGCTTCGAAAAACAGAAAATAAGCATTTCTCCATGCTTTGGACGGAAAACcaaaaacacattaaaaaaaaaaaaaaaaaaaaaaaaaaagggtctaGCCAGATGGGAAGAGAGCCACTTGTCCAGTGGGTGGGTTTTGGTTTGGCGAAGGCGCTAGAGAGAAAAGGGTGGATACAGGCTGCAACTTCGAAGTACGAACATCCAACTTTCTCAAACACCCGCAGTCAAAATATCTCACTTGTAATTCAATTGTATATCCTCTCTttgtaatcataaaaaaaaaaaaaaatattcctccttttagaaaaacatagagaaagaaatcatatatatatatatatatctagaaaACATTTTGAAGAGAATAAACTGACTAAGGCTTGATTTGTTTTtacaatctcatctcatctaattattataatttttttaaaaatataaaaataatttaattttcctaaatattaaaataaaataatattaaaaaattatattcgaacaatatttattcaatttgtaactttcatataatcttATCTGTATAACTAAATGAGACTTAAAatagttaattaaaaaagaaaaataatatttatagtgatGTAGCATACTACTtattaaaaatgtgaaaaaatttaaaatttatatcaaaaaaattattttttttagtaatagatTACACTTTTGTAAAAGAAGCGTgctgaatttatatattataagattaatcttaaaacaataaagaaaagaagactAGAAAGTAAAGCCACATTCATATGgataattaatcaagaatatgatattaaaaataaattaatttataaaaacaacaaataatAGTGAGTGTGAGTTGTGAGATTCGGACAAAGTCTAACCAGGTGGGTGCCACGGCCACCACAAAGTTACATGACTCAATAATTGCATGCAGGATCACTTTGGTGACTAGCTGACTTCAGTGTCATCGCTCGTGCGAAATTTCTTCCGTGCtctctgtcttcttcttctgcaaaTACCGAAAACCATTCTTGTTGTTTCTCAGCATCCATGAAAGCAATACAGATGTAAGGAAATCCAAATATGCTCAGTTCTATGCATTTTCGTTCACTCGctgtttcagtttttgtttggtAGATAAGAAATggttagaaaagaaaataaaaaaatactcccAGAGAACAAGACCATTTACACtgatattgagtttgcttcacCAGTTTCGCTTCGTAGATATGGttggcttttattttttgttctattttttttttcccccctttcTGGAGCGCCAACAAAATCAGTAGATAACAGTCCAAATTTTTTCGTCTTCTTGTATTTCCGTTCACTCtactcagcaaccaaacagaaagTTAATATTTTAGTGCTTTTCTTGATGAAGGATGAAACCATACTAGTAAAAGACAATTATATCTAGTGCCTCACTTTTTTCTCTCTGCAACCAAACAGATCAGCTTATATcggctttttattttcttcttgtatttttatcaCCACTACTCAAGTCGAGAAACTTGCTTTACATTTTGATCGTTTATCATGTTGTCTCTAAATTACCAAAGTCTTGAATTCCAATTAATCTCTACTGCTGACTGTAAAAAGGGGATTAAGAGTGGTAGAAATTGATCAAATCGTGTTACGCATTTAAAGTTGTCGCTTCTTTTCAGAGTTGACTAGTCCCTGCTCGGAAAAGTGATAAATATTAGTCATAAATTGCTATAATATCACATTTCTTCCTCATATTGTTTGGCTTTCACATTACGCAGGACAGGACATTCTGTAATTCCATCGTAGAGAATATCGAATCTGAACTTCTACTTCTGCAGGGCCTGGATTTCAGTTTTTGACATCTGTAACTAAAAGCGTGTCAAAATCACGAGTTGGGCTCTTTCTATTGGAGTTCTAATTGGCCGCAGGAATGGATTCCAGGCGAAATAATTTTGTGAGGTTAGTTTTGTTGAAGCCCGAGTACTTCCCCCAACAGTCTCCATTTATTTGCTCCGTTTCCTCTAGTTTGGAATTTGACACTTTAAATGCTTTCTTCCAGGTTTCAAAGTTGGAGTTCGGAGAAATCTTCCAGTTTTGAGCATCAACATTCCATGAACGATCGAAAATATTCAAGAAATAGTTCTAGACCCACATTTGGCAGAGTTTTTGAGAGGTTTCGGAGAGGATTTGAGACAATTAGAAGTTTGAAAAGCAGCCCAATAAGCATCCCTTCTGTAGATGGTCAGCCACGAAAAGATCACTCGGGTCCTAAGAAGACTAAAATCTTTGACCCTCAGGATCAATTTGTTCAAACATGGAACAAAATATTTGTGCTTTCTTGTGTGGTATCAGTGGCATTGGACCCACTCTTCTTTTACACCCCAGTTTTGAAGGTGTATAAGGAGGAGCAATGCTTAAGCTTTGAATCGGACAAAACTCTGGAGATTATTGCTTCTGTTCTTCGTTCAGTCACAGATGCTTTTTATGCAATACATATATACTTTCAGTTTCGAACTGGGATTATCCCACCTTCTTCTCGTCATCATGTGTTTGGATGGGGAGAGTTGATTGTTGATCCCAAGGCAATCGCAAAGAGATATCTGTCCACATACTTCATTATCGACATTCTGGCAATCCTTCCCTGCCCACAGGTATGGGTGTGATATTCAATCAATCTCCAAGTATCTGTTTTCTGTTTTATTACTATGATAGCTTAGttacataaattatataaatatatatatatatatatatataaggtgcAAGTCTTACAATTTTGACGTGTTGCAGGTGGTAGTACTTTTAGCGTCGAAAAAGGAAACGCCAATGGTGACGAAGGAATTGTTGAAGTTAGTAATTTTCTCCCAATATGTGCCGAGGCTTTTACGGATCTACCCACTATATGTAGAAGTAATTAGGACCTCTGGCATTCTGACTCGGACAGCATGGGCTGGAGCTGCTTATAATCTTTTCCTCTACATGCTAGCCAGTCACGTAAATTACGCAActcttttttgtgttttgggtTCAAATTCTTTAACCTATTAATCCAATTAAGATTGTTTGTTAACGAACAATGTGCGTACCAGGTAGTTGGAGCCTTTTGGTACTTGTTTGGCATAGATCGACAGAATGCTTGCTGGCAGACAAGGTGCAGTAAGAGTAGTACAGGTTGTACAGATCAAGAGCTTTACTGCGGTGTTCTAGATTTTGACCGGTCCGTACTTGGCTATCTTAACCGTTCCCAGTTCCAACGTGGCTATTTCGGAGATATTAGTAAGGAATGTCTTATTGTCGAACAAGATGATAATAAGGAAAACTCAGCTAATGATCCGTTCGACTATGGAATATTTACTAAAGTTTTGAAGTCTGGAGTGGTGGCCGAATCAAATATAAGAAAGAAAGTGTCTTACTGCTTCTGGTGGGGTTTGCGTAGTCTGAGGTTagtaatatataaattctaggAAAAATATCCCGTCGAGTTTTTGTTAATTTGAACTTGAAGGCCTCAAGTGAAAGAGGGGCCTTACAGCCTTTGTTATTGTCATTACGGATTTTTCGGTGAACATTAATAATCAATAAATACTATAGGATCCATATCTCATTTAATACGTAAATTCTCTTATTAAagctttctttcgcatgttccAAGCAAAGCTTGTCAACTTATAGTAAGCCATTTTTAACTTGTacccttccttttctttcagTTCTCTTGGCCAAAGCTTGGAAACAAGTACATATTTCTGGGAGATAGTCTTTGCTGTTTCCATAGCCATCGCTGGGTTGGTATTATTCTCGTTACTTATAGGCAATATGCAGGTAATACTTTGGTCCTCATGATGGATTCTCTTGCCAATCTATAATCTATTGTTGTAGCATTATAATCTATTGTTATAGCATTATGATAACCTTTCCAACTAATGATTTTACACAGACGCAGATTCTCAGCTAATTCGTCAATATAAGTTACATGCTTAATTATTTGTACATATACTCGATCAATCTTCAGGCAATACCTTTGAGGTGTATTTAAACTCAACAGTTCTTGTATTCTATTTTAGCCTTCTAGTTCTAGCTGCTATGTTACCAACGACAACATGATGATATGCGTCTGTTCTTTCTAATACCATCCATTCAATTCAACTAAAAACCTATTTGCCGAACACTCGTTATTCTAGATTAATGGACTAAGGTGATATCATATTGTTTCTTGTGCTGTTATAGAAATATCTGCAATCCACAACAGTGAGAGTAGAAGAAATGAGAGTAAGGAAGACTGATGCTGAACAGTGGATGTCCCAACGTATGCTACCTGAAAACTTAAGGGAGCGGGTTAGACGATATGAACAGTACAAGTGGCTAGAAACAAGAGGTGTGGATGAAGAGAATCTCTTCCGTAACCTTCCTAAGGATCTCAGAAGGGACATAAAGCGCTATCTTTGCCTGGATCTTCTTAAGAAGGTAACACTTGTTGGCATATGAAATTTGATAGAGAGATTTTTATCTTAGAAAAATTTAGTTTAtcactttttcttgaaaatagaTTACAATGCATTAGTCTATATGTAGACACATAAAACTCATCTTACATGATGATCAtaaattattcttaaaaaaataaaaggacacacttaaaaaattgaaaagtcttaTTTGTAGAATGCATGCAAAAGTTTTTGTACGATTGATCTTGTGCATCTTACAAtggtattaatatatttttaataatactttctttgattgtttttgtgcaTCATTTTGTCGTTTGTTTTAGCTAAGGTACTGTTCATCGagttaattttatctttaaggtGCCCATGTTTGCAAAGATGGATCAACAACTGTGGGATCCGCTGGTTGATCGTCTCAAGCCAGTACTTTACACACAATTCAGCTACATTGTTCGTGAAGGGGATCCAGTGGACGAGATGCTCTTTATCATGCGAGGAAAGCTAGCCACTTTCACTACCAATGGTGGAATAACTGGTTTTTTCAACACAGCTGATCTTAAAGCCGGCGACTTTTGTGGAGAAGAGCTTCTTACTTGGGCCCTATATGACCAGTCCTCGACCACATTCCCCCATTCAACAAGAACAGTGGAGGCAAAAACAGAGGTTCAAGCCTTTGCTCTAATGGCCGAGGATTTGAAGACTGTGGCTTCTCAGTTTCGGAAACTTCACAGCAAAGAGTTGCAACACACTTTCAAGTAAGGCTTTAAGCCATGCCTATTAACTTTTTGGATAATTATTCTATCGTTATCAAAACAGAGAAAGATGATGGTTTTTTCTTGCTTTGTTGCATTGTCAATCAcaagaattatttatattaacttgAACAAATACTGAAGCGTTTaataaaaagagtacaataaTAGCTATTTGAACTCTTATAATCTTCCTCATCTTTGTGAATCATCCTTGATATAATTAGTGACTATGCAAAAATCACTCTCAGGTTCTACTCCCAACAATGGAGAACATGGGCGGCCTGTTTTATCCAATCAGCTTGGCGCCGCTACTCTAAGAAAAAACATGAGAGGGCTTTGCGTGATGCTGAAAATAGACTGCAATTTTCTTTGGCAAATGAAGCTGGGACCTCGGCAAGTCTCGGTGCAACTATTTATGCATTATGGTTTGCTGCCCATTTACTTCGAGCCTTGCGACGACCAAAGGGTGGACGCACCAGTACCAAAGCGCCACAAAGAGTGCTACAGCTAATGCCACCGAAGCCTGCTGAGCCAGATTTCAGTGCTAATCAAGGTCAATAATTAGTAGTATATATGGCGTTTGAAGTGATTATCACGCAAGTTTAGTTTTCATGAACATTGTTCATGTGCAAGCATTTTCTGTATATGGGCCGGATGTGGTGTGTAACATGTACTAAGGAAACTTCcatctttaaattttacagCCATGTGTTCAGGTGTTTATAACTACAACATGAGTTTGTATCTTTTCGAATGGAAATTTTTGAGTCAAAATTTACTCGTTTTGtcccaaatgagtttttgggaCGAAAGGTAGCATCACAAATTTGTCCCAATAATTACTCTCTCAGAAGGTTTTTGGGgaagaaaatttgatttttgtctcaaaaagtattttttggatcaaaaTTGGATAAAACCATTCGATAGCATTCGAGcggaatttttttttaggaacgGTTTTATTCATCCCAGAAAATCAGTCAAATGGTGTAAATTGTTCAACAAAATAGAGGTTCAAACAGGTTAGATTATTTGTTCGATTAAATAACTTCGATTCGCatgtcaaaatttaaatttgaacatCATATATTGTTTGAATGTTTATAATTCAATGATCGAGCGTATGTAGTTGATAGTTTGAACATTAATTTTGACGTTTGAAcattttactattcaaataCGTTCAAAGGCTTAGTGTATTTTTTGAACGGTTATGTAGCATTTGATTTGTCTAAAGGTTGTTCAAACGCAGTTTATGCATTACATTCAAATGTCTTGATTATAACATTCAAATGGTTGGCGCTTATTTTTTGTTCAAACGATTTTTTTCTATtcgaattatataatatttttttcaatccaTTAATAGAAAATAGAATACACACAAATAACATCTTAAAATACATTAGTACATGCTAAGCAAACATAAAAGTAGTCTCATAAATGCAaatcaatcaaataaaacaacaattttcatattataaaaGCTTACAATCGAAAATATGATCTATAAATGAAATTAATCACTTGGAGGTCTGAGTTGTTACATAAGCATCTGCATTTAAAGTTGCATTTCTCTCCTTACTCTGCTTGTTgctcttctttttgt
Coding sequences within it:
- the LOC122311190 gene encoding cyclic nucleotide-gated ion channel 1-like isoform X1 translates to MDSRRNNFVRFQSWSSEKSSSFEHQHSMNDRKYSRNSSRPTFGRVFERFRRGFETIRSLKSSPISIPSVDGQPRKDHSGPKKTKIFDPQDQFVQTWNKIFVLSCVVSVALDPLFFYTPVLKVYKEEQCLSFESDKTLEIIASVLRSVTDAFYAIHIYFQFRTGIIPPSSRHHVFGWGELIVDPKAIAKRYLSTYFIIDILAILPCPQVVVLLASKKETPMVTKELLKLVIFSQYVPRLLRIYPLYVEVIRTSGILTRTAWAGAAYNLFLYMLASHVVGAFWYLFGIDRQNACWQTRCSKSSTGCTDQELYCGVLDFDRSVLGYLNRSQFQRGYFGDISKECLIVEQDDNKENSANDPFDYGIFTKVLKSGVVAESNIRKKVSYCFWWGLRSLSSLGQSLETSTYFWEIVFAVSIAIAGLVLFSLLIGNMQKYLQSTTVRVEEMRVRKTDAEQWMSQRMLPENLRERVRRYEQYKWLETRGVDEENLFRNLPKDLRRDIKRYLCLDLLKKVPMFAKMDQQLWDPLVDRLKPVLYTQFSYIVREGDPVDEMLFIMRGKLATFTTNGGITGFFNTADLKAGDFCGEELLTWALYDQSSTTFPHSTRTVEAKTEVQAFALMAEDLKTVASQFRKLHSKELQHTFKFYSQQWRTWAACFIQSAWRRYSKKKHERALRDAENRLQFSLANEAGTSASLGATIYALWFAAHLLRALRRPKGGRTSTKAPQRVLQLMPPKPAEPDFSANQGQ